A genomic region of Hippoglossus hippoglossus isolate fHipHip1 chromosome 8, fHipHip1.pri, whole genome shotgun sequence contains the following coding sequences:
- the LOC117766748 gene encoding phosphoribosyl pyrophosphate synthase-associated protein 1 isoform X1, with the protein MNVAKSGYRVFSANSSAACTELAKKITERLGVELGKSVVFQESNRETRVDVKESVRGQTIFIIQTIPRDVNTAIMELLVMAYALKTSCAKNIIGVIPYFPYSKQCKMRKRGSIVCKLLASMLAKAGLTHIITMDLHQKEIQGFFSFPVDNLRASPFLIQYIQEEIPDYRNAIIVAKSPAAAKRAQSYAERLRLGLAVIHGEAQCSESDMADGRHSPPSVRNTTGHTGHTGHTGHTGLELPSGKQLFPGIELPMMMAKEKPPITVVGDVGGRIAIIVDDIIDDVGDFVAAAEILKERGAYKIFIMATHGLLSADAPRLIEESAIDEVVVTNTVPHEVQKLQCPKIKTVDVSMILAEAIRRIHNGESMAYLFRNITVDD; encoded by the exons ATGAACGTCGCTAAGAGCGGGTATCGAGTCTTTTCAGCCAACTCGTCCGCAGCCTGCACGGAACTGGCCAAGAAGATCACAGA GAGGCTGGGAGTGGAGCTGGGGAAGTCTGTCGTCTTTCAGGAGTCTAACAGAG AGACGAGAGTGGATGTCAAAGAATCTGTCCGGGGACAAACTATCTTCATCATCCAGACAATACCAAG AGATGTCAACACGGCCATCATGGAGCTGCTGGTCATGGCCTACGCCCTCAAGACGTCCTGTGCAAAGAACATCATCGGAGTTATTCCTTACTTCCCCTACAGCAAGCAGTGCAAGATGAGAAAGAGGGGCTCCATTGTGTGCAAGCTGTTAGCGTCAATGTTGGCCAAAGCAG GATTAACACACATCATTACCATGGACCTGCATCAGAAGGAGATCCAAGGCTTCTTCAGCTTTCCGGTGGACAACCTGCGTGCCTCGCCTTTTTTGATACAGTACATCCAAGAGGAG ATTCCTGATTATCGGAACGCCATCATTGTAGCAAAGtccccagcagcagcaaaaag gGCTCAGTCCTACGCAGAGCGCCTGCGTTTGGGTCTGGCTGTGATTCACGGCGAGGCGCAGTGTTCCGAGTCTGACATGGCCGATGGTCGCCACTCGCCACCAAGTGTACGCAACACCACCGGACACACCGGACACACCGGACACACCGGACACACCGGACTGGAGCTACCTT CAGGCAAACAACTGTTCCCCGGCATAGAGCTCCCAA tgaTGATGGCCAAGGAGAAACCTCCCATCACTGTAGTCGGAGACGTGGGGGGGAGGATTGCCATCATTGTG GATGACATAATAGATGATGTCGGAGACTTTGTTGCAGCCGCAGAGATCCTGAAAGAAAGAGGAGCCTATAAAATCTTCATCATGGCCACACATGGTTTACTGTCTGCTGATGCTCCGCGCCTCATAGAGGAGTCGGCCATTGATGAG GTGGTGGTCACCAACACCGTCCCCCATGAGGTACAGAAGCTGCAGTGTCCCAAAATCAAGACGGTGGATGTCAGCATGATTCTGGCTGAAGCTATTCGCCGCATCCACAACGGAGAGTCCATGGCCTACTTGTTCCGTAACATCACTGTGGACGACTAG
- the LOC117766748 gene encoding phosphoribosyl pyrophosphate synthase-associated protein 1 isoform X2 has product MNVAKSGYRVFSANSSAACTELAKKITERLGVELGKSVVFQESNRETRVDVKESVRGQTIFIIQTIPRDVNTAIMELLVMAYALKTSCAKNIIGVIPYFPYSKQCKMRKRGSIVCKLLASMLAKAGLTHIITMDLHQKEIQGFFSFPVDNLRASPFLIQYIQEEIPDYRNAIIVAKSPAAAKRAQSYAERLRLGLAVIHGEAQCSESDMADGRHSPPSVRNTTGHTGHTGHTGHTGLELPLMMAKEKPPITVVGDVGGRIAIIVDDIIDDVGDFVAAAEILKERGAYKIFIMATHGLLSADAPRLIEESAIDEVVVTNTVPHEVQKLQCPKIKTVDVSMILAEAIRRIHNGESMAYLFRNITVDD; this is encoded by the exons ATGAACGTCGCTAAGAGCGGGTATCGAGTCTTTTCAGCCAACTCGTCCGCAGCCTGCACGGAACTGGCCAAGAAGATCACAGA GAGGCTGGGAGTGGAGCTGGGGAAGTCTGTCGTCTTTCAGGAGTCTAACAGAG AGACGAGAGTGGATGTCAAAGAATCTGTCCGGGGACAAACTATCTTCATCATCCAGACAATACCAAG AGATGTCAACACGGCCATCATGGAGCTGCTGGTCATGGCCTACGCCCTCAAGACGTCCTGTGCAAAGAACATCATCGGAGTTATTCCTTACTTCCCCTACAGCAAGCAGTGCAAGATGAGAAAGAGGGGCTCCATTGTGTGCAAGCTGTTAGCGTCAATGTTGGCCAAAGCAG GATTAACACACATCATTACCATGGACCTGCATCAGAAGGAGATCCAAGGCTTCTTCAGCTTTCCGGTGGACAACCTGCGTGCCTCGCCTTTTTTGATACAGTACATCCAAGAGGAG ATTCCTGATTATCGGAACGCCATCATTGTAGCAAAGtccccagcagcagcaaaaag gGCTCAGTCCTACGCAGAGCGCCTGCGTTTGGGTCTGGCTGTGATTCACGGCGAGGCGCAGTGTTCCGAGTCTGACATGGCCGATGGTCGCCACTCGCCACCAAGTGTACGCAACACCACCGGACACACCGGACACACCGGACACACCGGACACACCGGACTGGAGCTACCTT tgaTGATGGCCAAGGAGAAACCTCCCATCACTGTAGTCGGAGACGTGGGGGGGAGGATTGCCATCATTGTG GATGACATAATAGATGATGTCGGAGACTTTGTTGCAGCCGCAGAGATCCTGAAAGAAAGAGGAGCCTATAAAATCTTCATCATGGCCACACATGGTTTACTGTCTGCTGATGCTCCGCGCCTCATAGAGGAGTCGGCCATTGATGAG GTGGTGGTCACCAACACCGTCCCCCATGAGGTACAGAAGCTGCAGTGTCCCAAAATCAAGACGGTGGATGTCAGCATGATTCTGGCTGAAGCTATTCGCCGCATCCACAACGGAGAGTCCATGGCCTACTTGTTCCGTAACATCACTGTGGACGACTAG
- the LOC117766777 gene encoding cytoglobin-1-like: MERMQGDGEVDHLEQPSPLTDKERVMIQDSWTKVYQNCDDAGVAILVRLFVNFPSSKQFFSQFRHVEEPEELERSAQLRKHAHRVMTAINTLVESLDNSDKMASVLKLVGTAHAVRHKVEPVYFKILSGVILEVLEETFPEVVTPEVAAAWTKLLATVYCGITAVYEEVGWNKLSTSTG, encoded by the exons ATGGAGAGGATGCAGGGGGATGGAGAGGTGGATCACCTGGAGCAACCAAGCCCACTGACGGACAAGGAGCGGGTGATGATCCAGGACTCCTGGACTAAAGTCTACCAGAACTGTGATGACGCTGGCGTGGCAATACTAGTCAG GCTGTTTGTGAACTTCCCCTCATCCAAGCAGTTCTTCAGCCAGTTCAGGCACGtggaggagccagaggagcTGGAGCGCAGCGCCCAGCTCAGGAAGCACGCTCACAGGGTCATGACCGCCATCAACACGCTGGTGGAGAGCCTGGACAACTCGGACAAGATGGCCTCTGTGCTGAAGCTGGTGGGCACGGCCCACGCAGTCCGGCACAAGGTGGAGCCTGTGTACTTCAAG ATCTTGAGTGGTGTGATACTGGAAGTCCTGGAGGAAACGTTCCCAGAGGTCGTGACACCGGAGGTGGCCGCAGCGTGGACCAAACTCCTGGCTACAGTCTACTGCGGCATCACAGCCGTCTACGAGGAAGTGGGCTGGAATAAGCTCTCGACTTCCACTGGGTGA